A genomic window from Sulfurimonas sp. includes:
- the lptE gene encoding LPS assembly lipoprotein LptE, with translation MKTAVVKVVLTLVVISLITACGYRPSAKFSRDLLGQKISTDVRISSEDPENTVLIKDAVDSAIVKILQSSLTSRDQSDSHLSISMSTPSYSPTQYDSNGYVIGYRMTVKLNIKKFQDGKSKSYTSSGTYDFSVTPNAILTDQQRFDAIKFSASKAISSFIAKISSEGARNKRE, from the coding sequence GTGAAAACAGCTGTTGTAAAGGTAGTTTTAACACTTGTCGTAATTTCACTTATAACAGCCTGTGGTTATAGACCTAGTGCAAAGTTTTCACGTGACCTTCTTGGTCAAAAGATAAGTACAGACGTTAGAATCTCATCTGAAGATCCTGAAAATACAGTTTTAATTAAAGATGCAGTAGACTCGGCTATAGTAAAGATTCTTCAGTCATCTTTAACAAGCAGAGACCAATCGGATTCTCATCTTAGTATATCTATGAGTACACCTAGCTATTCACCTACACAATACGATTCAAACGGTTATGTTATAGGCTATAGAATGACGGTTAAATTAAATATAAAGAAGTTTCAAGACGGAAAGTCAAAAAGTTATACGTCATCTGGTACATATGACTTTAGTGTAACTCCTAATGCTATTTTAACTGATCAACAACGTTTTGATGCTATTAAGTTTAGTGCTTCAAAGGCTATTAGCTCGTTTATAGCAAAAATATCTTCAGAGGGTGCAAGAAACAAAAGGGAGTAG
- the leuS gene encoding leucine--tRNA ligase: MEYNSQQIEKKWQNYWKENRSFEPSEDFTKEKKYILSMFPFPSGRLHMGHVRNYSISDAFARYYRQQNFNVLHPIGFDSFGMPAENAAIKNGSHPKGWTYDNIDYMKNEFYSLGFSFSRERELATSDELYTKFEQGFIIDMYNKGLLYREKGLLNWCPHDQTVLANEQVVDGCCWRCDTPIVKKDMNQYYFKITQYADELLDDLKKLENGWPKQVLTMQDNWIGKSNGLEFDLFFDDESKAKLNNTFESFDVFTTRPDTIYGVSYTAVAPEHKIVTYMIENKLLSDEVISEIEAMKNASNIDRQKEKAGIDLGIRVKHPLLDKTVPVWIANFVLMDYGSGAVMAVPAHDERDFDFAKKYDLEINAVINPKDGEHDFTSSAYTERGILFNSCEFDGMDSKKSQYNIIKHFEDNNIGKKTTNYKLKDWGVSRQRYWGAPIPFVHCDKCGLVMEKKENLPIALPEDIEITGEGNPLEKHPTWKHCSCPECGGDATRETDTMDTFVESSWYFLRFCADASNWENEAFSHEQLKYWMGVDHYVGGIEHAVLHLLYARFFTKVFRDLGYLDFDEPFERLLTQGMVLKDGAKMSKSKGNTVDPDAIIEKYGADTARLFILFAAPPTQELEWNDSAVEGSYKFIKRFYDRASNIVATDSIPTIDHSSLSKEEKFARKKVYEALQRSNDVFNERYTFNTMIAGVMEAMNALNAQSNSDVWTEGYWILSSIMEPVIPHVASEISEKYFNLKNFVPQSIIDEVFVEDSITMAVSINGKARTEIEVAIDADKDSIIDQAKEAGAKWIDGKEIIKEIVVPKKLVNLVVKG; encoded by the coding sequence TTGGAATACAACTCACAACAGATAGAAAAAAAATGGCAAAATTATTGGAAGGAAAACAGAAGTTTCGAACCAAGCGAAGATTTTACTAAAGAGAAAAAATATATATTAAGTATGTTCCCATTCCCAAGCGGTCGCTTACACATGGGACATGTTAGAAACTACTCAATCAGTGACGCGTTTGCACGTTACTACCGTCAACAAAATTTTAACGTTCTTCACCCGATCGGTTTTGACAGCTTCGGTATGCCAGCTGAGAATGCAGCTATAAAAAACGGTTCACATCCTAAGGGTTGGACTTACGACAATATAGATTATATGAAAAACGAGTTTTATTCACTTGGTTTTTCATTTTCACGTGAGCGTGAACTTGCAACAAGTGATGAACTATATACTAAGTTTGAGCAAGGCTTCATCATTGATATGTATAACAAAGGTCTGCTTTACCGTGAAAAAGGTCTTCTTAACTGGTGCCCTCATGACCAGACAGTTTTAGCAAATGAGCAGGTTGTGGATGGTTGTTGTTGGAGATGTGATACACCTATCGTTAAAAAAGATATGAATCAATACTATTTTAAGATCACTCAGTATGCAGATGAACTTTTAGATGATCTTAAAAAACTTGAAAACGGTTGGCCAAAACAAGTTCTGACTATGCAGGACAACTGGATCGGTAAGTCAAACGGTTTAGAATTTGATCTGTTTTTTGATGATGAAAGTAAAGCTAAATTAAATAACACTTTTGAGTCTTTTGATGTGTTTACGACTCGTCCTGATACTATCTATGGTGTAAGTTACACGGCAGTTGCTCCTGAGCATAAAATAGTAACTTATATGATTGAAAACAAGCTTTTAAGTGATGAAGTTATCTCTGAAATCGAAGCTATGAAAAACGCTTCAAATATAGACAGACAAAAAGAAAAAGCAGGAATTGACTTAGGTATAAGAGTTAAGCACCCGCTTTTAGATAAAACAGTTCCTGTTTGGATAGCTAACTTTGTACTTATGGATTACGGTAGCGGTGCTGTTATGGCAGTTCCTGCACACGATGAACGTGATTTTGACTTTGCCAAAAAGTATGATTTAGAGATCAATGCTGTAATCAACCCTAAAGATGGTGAACATGACTTTACTTCAAGTGCATATACTGAACGTGGTATTCTTTTTAACTCTTGTGAGTTTGATGGAATGGATAGCAAAAAGAGCCAGTACAACATAATCAAACATTTTGAAGATAACAATATAGGTAAAAAGACGACTAACTACAAACTAAAAGATTGGGGTGTGTCTCGTCAGCGCTACTGGGGTGCACCGATCCCTTTTGTTCACTGTGATAAATGTGGTTTAGTTATGGAGAAAAAAGAGAACTTACCAATTGCACTTCCTGAAGATATAGAGATCACAGGTGAGGGTAACCCTCTAGAGAAACATCCTACTTGGAAACACTGTTCATGTCCTGAATGTGGCGGTGATGCAACTCGTGAAACTGATACTATGGATACTTTCGTTGAATCTAGCTGGTACTTTTTACGTTTTTGTGCAGACGCATCTAACTGGGAAAACGAGGCATTCTCGCACGAGCAGTTAAAATACTGGATGGGTGTTGATCACTACGTAGGTGGGATTGAACATGCAGTACTTCACCTGCTTTATGCACGTTTCTTTACAAAAGTATTCCGTGATTTAGGATATTTAGATTTTGATGAGCCATTTGAGAGACTTCTTACACAAGGTATGGTATTAAAAGACGGTGCTAAGATGTCAAAATCTAAAGGTAACACGGTTGATCCTGATGCAATAATTGAAAAGTACGGTGCAGATACGGCAAGGCTTTTCATACTTTTTGCAGCTCCACCGACACAAGAGTTAGAGTGGAATGATTCTGCAGTTGAAGGTTCATACAAATTTATCAAACGTTTTTACGACAGAGCTTCAAACATTGTTGCAACTGATTCAATCCCTACGATCGATCACTCAAGCCTTAGTAAAGAGGAAAAATTTGCTCGTAAAAAAGTATATGAAGCACTACAACGTTCAAACGATGTATTTAATGAGCGCTACACTTTTAATACAATGATTGCAGGTGTTATGGAAGCTATGAATGCATTAAACGCACAGTCAAACTCTGATGTTTGGACTGAAGGTTACTGGATACTGAGCTCTATCATGGAACCTGTAATTCCACACGTAGCTAGTGAGATAAGTGAGAAATACTTTAATCTTAAAAACTTTGTTCCTCAATCAATAATAGATGAAGTTTTCGTAGAAGATTCTATTACAATGGCAGTTTCAATTAATGGTAAAGCAAGAACTGAGATCGAAGTGGCAATTGATGCAGACAAAGATAGCATCATCGATCAGGCTAAAGAAGCTGGGGCTAAGTGGATTGATGGCAAAGAGATCATTAAAGAGATAGTAGTTCCTAAAAAACTTGTTAACTTGGTTGTAAAAGGCTAA
- a CDS encoding DUF6394 family protein, protein MDWGKVIYVFFSLMSLTSIAGFLYEHSAVALFVAASLNLVSTFLKIGVRNLLSAELLASSLVADLHLIPAFIYLQVIGNLEWAIALTIGALIANMFSVGLVYIESSKTNDEY, encoded by the coding sequence ATGGATTGGGGTAAAGTAATATATGTGTTTTTCTCATTAATGAGTTTAACATCGATCGCAGGTTTTTTATATGAACACAGTGCAGTGGCACTTTTTGTAGCGGCAAGTTTAAATCTTGTTTCAACATTTTTAAAAATTGGTGTAAGAAATTTACTTTCAGCAGAACTTTTGGCATCTTCACTAGTAGCGGATCTACACCTTATTCCAGCCTTTATATATCTTCAAGTTATTGGTAATTTAGAATGGGCAATTGCATTAACAATAGGTGCATTAATTGCGAACATGTTCTCAGTAGGTCTTGTATATATTGAGAGTTCAAAAACAAATGACGAATATTAA
- the secF gene encoding protein translocase subunit SecF — MEFFKYTKTFNFMGKSKLAMILSIVLVLGSYVILATKGLNYGVDFAGGTVIQVKYDKTAPIDDMREKLKSNELFNGSSITEFGAPDEVVIRMKSTTASVTVDIGDVTREALKGTGNYEIRRVDIVGPKVGNELREKGVMSLILATIGILIYVAFRFEWRFAVASIFALVHDVSIALGAIAIVGLDVNLDVLAALLTILGYSLNDTIIVFDRIREGVTNNRNSDLAESINESVTRTLARTTLTSLTTFFVVFTLFIFGGEIIHAFAFTLLVGVVVGTYSSIFVASPILMWFGFSVKDYHAKLAKKAQREAEKERMRAQFESGVM; from the coding sequence ATGGAATTTTTTAAATATACGAAAACCTTTAATTTTATGGGGAAGTCAAAACTTGCAATGATTCTTTCTATTGTATTAGTTCTTGGCTCTTATGTTATTTTAGCTACAAAAGGTCTAAATTACGGTGTTGACTTTGCAGGTGGTACTGTTATACAAGTTAAGTATGACAAGACTGCTCCTATAGATGATATGCGTGAAAAACTAAAGTCTAATGAGCTTTTTAACGGATCATCTATAACAGAATTTGGTGCACCTGATGAGGTAGTGATTCGTATGAAATCTACTACTGCAAGTGTAACCGTAGATATAGGTGACGTGACTCGTGAGGCTCTTAAAGGTACAGGGAATTATGAGATCCGCCGTGTAGATATAGTCGGTCCAAAAGTTGGAAACGAGTTAAGAGAAAAAGGTGTTATGTCTTTAATCTTAGCTACCATCGGTATTTTAATCTATGTAGCATTTAGATTTGAATGGCGTTTTGCTGTAGCATCTATTTTTGCACTTGTTCATGACGTTTCAATTGCCCTTGGCGCAATTGCAATTGTAGGACTTGATGTAAACCTTGATGTATTAGCTGCGCTTTTAACAATTCTTGGTTACTCGCTTAACGATACAATCATTGTATTTGACCGTATCCGTGAGGGTGTTACAAACAACAGAAACTCTGATCTAGCAGAGAGTATTAATGAGTCAGTTACTCGTACACTTGCTCGTACAACTTTAACTTCGTTAACTACGTTCTTTGTTGTATTTACACTATTCATTTTTGGTGGTGAGATTATTCATGCCTTTGCATTTACATTGCTTGTAGGTGTAGTTGTAGGTACTTACTCATCTATCTTTGTTGCATCTCCAATCCTTATGTGGTTTGGTTTTTCAGTTAAAGATTACCATGCTAAACTAGCAAAAAAAGCTCAAAGAGAAGCAGAAAAAGAGCGCATGCGTGCTCAGTTTGAATCTGGTGTGATGTAG
- the secD gene encoding protein translocase subunit SecD: protein MKLNFRIVIFALAIVFGVAFSIPSLLQTEGGKKVNLGLDLQGGLHMLLGVKTEEATTSRLKSIAASIKFFTDKNDILIDELKFDESAISFLLLDTDDTKHIKEHLSSIEGLNVIYAAENISMSFTPEEIVKTKKQAIDQAIETIRNRLDQFGLTEPVVAKQGEEKILVQLAGIKTAAEEQRARELISRAAKLELMAVDEDRAARVSVMNDAEAASFGDVILPDAKNEMNRYLVKEIPVLDGSMLTNANVGFDQNNRPVINFTLNAEGAAIFGDFTGRSVGKRLAIVLDGKVYSAPNINERIGGGSGQISGDYTVMEAKDLAIALRSGALLAPVYMMEKRSVGPSLGADSIEASMIALIGGFILVIIFMVAYYKLAGLIANIALIANLFIILAVMSLFGATLTLPGMAGIVLTVGMAVDANVIISERIRELIYEGKSIHKAIEEGYQNAMRAILDANITTLIAAVVLYAYGTGAIKGFAITISIGILASMLTAILGTHGIYELLEKKIQKSKNNRLWFGIKG, encoded by the coding sequence ATGAAGCTTAATTTTCGTATTGTAATTTTCGCTCTTGCTATAGTATTCGGTGTGGCTTTTTCCATACCGAGCCTACTTCAGACAGAGGGTGGAAAAAAGGTAAATCTCGGTCTTGATCTTCAAGGCGGTCTTCATATGCTTCTGGGTGTAAAAACAGAAGAAGCTACTACTTCACGTTTAAAATCAATTGCAGCCAGTATTAAGTTTTTTACAGACAAAAATGATATCTTAATAGATGAATTAAAGTTTGACGAGAGCGCTATCTCTTTTTTACTTTTAGATACGGATGATACTAAGCATATAAAAGAACACCTAAGCTCAATAGAGGGTTTAAATGTAATTTATGCAGCTGAAAATATCTCTATGAGTTTTACGCCAGAAGAGATAGTTAAAACTAAAAAGCAGGCTATTGATCAAGCAATTGAAACTATTAGAAACAGACTTGATCAGTTTGGTCTGACTGAACCTGTAGTTGCAAAACAGGGTGAAGAGAAGATCCTTGTTCAGTTAGCAGGGATTAAAACTGCGGCAGAGGAACAGCGTGCACGTGAACTTATTAGCCGTGCTGCAAAGCTTGAACTTATGGCTGTTGATGAAGACAGAGCTGCACGTGTTTCAGTGATGAATGATGCAGAAGCTGCTTCGTTTGGTGATGTAATCTTACCTGATGCAAAAAATGAAATGAATAGATATCTTGTAAAAGAGATTCCTGTTTTAGACGGAAGCATGTTAACAAATGCTAATGTAGGTTTTGATCAAAACAACCGTCCTGTAATTAACTTTACACTTAATGCCGAAGGTGCTGCTATTTTTGGAGACTTTACAGGTAGAAGTGTTGGTAAGCGTTTAGCTATCGTACTTGATGGAAAAGTTTACTCTGCTCCAAATATTAACGAGCGTATAGGTGGCGGAAGCGGTCAGATCTCAGGTGATTATACTGTTATGGAAGCAAAAGATTTAGCAATTGCTCTTCGCTCAGGTGCACTTTTAGCTCCTGTATATATGATGGAGAAAAGAAGTGTAGGTCCTAGTTTAGGAGCTGACTCTATTGAAGCTTCAATGATAGCACTTATCGGCGGGTTTATTTTAGTAATTATTTTTATGGTTGCTTACTATAAATTAGCAGGTCTTATTGCAAATATTGCACTAATTGCAAACCTTTTTATAATACTTGCAGTTATGAGTCTTTTTGGTGCAACTCTTACACTCCCTGGTATGGCAGGTATAGTACTGACGGTTGGTATGGCAGTTGATGCAAACGTTATTATCTCTGAGCGTATACGTGAGCTTATCTATGAAGGAAAGTCAATTCATAAAGCGATAGAAGAGGGATACCAAAATGCTATGCGTGCTATTTTAGATGCAAATATAACTACACTAATTGCGGCAGTTGTACTTTATGCGTACGGAACTGGTGCTATTAAAGGTTTTGCAATTACGATCAGTATCGGTATTTTAGCATCTATGCTTACTGCAATTTTAGGTACTCATGGAATTTATGAGTTACTAGAGAAGAAAATTCAAAAAAGTAAAAACAACCGTTTATGGTTTGGGATTAAAGGGTAA
- the yajC gene encoding preprotein translocase subunit YajC gives MEALSQLLPFIFLIAIMYFVIIRPQQKEAREKQAMIEALAKGDKVVTNGGFIVVVNKVEEKFFSVKMNDDTIVKIAKDAIARKYEDEA, from the coding sequence ATGGAAGCATTAAGTCAATTATTGCCATTTATATTTTTAATTGCAATTATGTATTTTGTAATTATTCGCCCCCAGCAAAAAGAAGCTAGAGAGAAACAAGCTATGATCGAAGCACTTGCTAAAGGTGATAAAGTTGTAACAAATGGTGGATTTATTGTTGTTGTTAACAAAGTTGAAGAGAAATTTTTCAGCGTAAAAATGAACGATGATACTATTGTTAAAATAGCAAAAGATGCAATCGCAAGAAAGTACGAGGATGAAGCTTAA
- a CDS encoding apolipoprotein N-acyltransferase, with translation MQHFFYNNKLYLHIIRGFISAILFSAFIYFEHYGITVKFINTFFGLLAITSLLYLPKRSVLAAGFFIGLFWFYWIGYSFKYNGVGYLAPFVTLGFAIIYTLFFGVLAFTDKPYIRALLLFVLSFIEPMDWNWMQIELLFVDSYLGIYKYQLALILASLTIPFYIKNKYKFLPLFILVLATPSLSIYSKEQKDTDLKIKLVATDIKQDKKWLRSSLDPTLIFAYKEMRKAIQQGYDVIVFPESFFPIYMNQNPRIIDQLRQISYDITIVTGSLYYEKPNNYNVTYLFQNGEYSFAKKLVLVPFGEYVPLPKFAQDFINDTFFAGQADFKTAEKPSDLIIKGEKFRNAICYEATCSEIYEGEVDYVIATSNNAWFAPSIEPTLQKLLMQYYARKNGVTIYHSANYKGSGIIK, from the coding sequence ATGCAACATTTTTTTTACAATAACAAACTTTATTTACACATAATCAGAGGATTTATCAGTGCTATTTTATTTAGTGCTTTTATATATTTTGAGCATTATGGAATAACAGTAAAATTTATAAATACTTTCTTTGGGCTACTAGCAATAACATCTCTATTATACCTGCCAAAGAGATCTGTTTTGGCGGCTGGATTTTTCATAGGTCTTTTTTGGTTTTACTGGATCGGTTACAGTTTTAAATACAATGGTGTAGGATACCTAGCCCCTTTTGTGACACTCGGCTTTGCAATTATATACACACTTTTTTTTGGAGTATTGGCATTTACAGACAAGCCTTACATCCGAGCACTCTTACTTTTTGTACTTAGTTTTATAGAGCCTATGGACTGGAACTGGATGCAGATTGAGTTATTATTTGTAGATAGTTATCTTGGTATATACAAATACCAACTTGCACTGATTTTGGCTTCACTTACTATCCCTTTTTACATCAAAAACAAATACAAATTCTTACCTCTTTTTATACTTGTTTTGGCAACACCCTCTTTATCAATATACTCAAAAGAACAAAAAGATACCGACTTAAAAATAAAACTTGTAGCAACAGATATCAAACAAGATAAAAAATGGTTAAGAAGCTCACTGGATCCGACTTTGATATTTGCCTATAAAGAGATGAGAAAAGCAATTCAGCAAGGTTACGATGTTATAGTATTTCCAGAATCCTTTTTCCCGATCTACATGAATCAAAATCCAAGAATAATAGACCAGCTAAGACAAATATCTTACGATATAACTATTGTCACAGGTTCACTATATTATGAAAAACCAAATAACTACAATGTAACCTACCTTTTTCAAAACGGTGAGTACAGTTTTGCAAAAAAACTCGTACTTGTTCCGTTTGGAGAATATGTTCCCCTTCCAAAATTTGCACAAGACTTTATAAACGATACTTTTTTTGCAGGTCAGGCTGATTTTAAAACAGCGGAGAAACCAAGTGATCTTATAATAAAAGGTGAAAAGTTTAGAAATGCAATCTGTTATGAAGCTACATGCAGCGAGATATATGAGGGTGAAGTAGATTATGTAATTGCGACAAGTAATAACGCATGGTTTGCACCTTCAATCGAGCCGACACTTCAAAAACTACTTATGCAATACTATGCACGCAAGAACGGTGTTACTATTTATCACTCTGCCAATTACAAAGGCAGTGGTATTATCAAGTAA
- a CDS encoding RNA degradosome polyphosphate kinase, translated as MLNLKNPQLYNNRELSWLQFNTRVLKQAQDESLPLLERLKFLAIYGTNLDEFYMIRIAGLKKLFQAGIIVSGADRLTPLEQLREIRKYLHQEQQVVEHCMNNILEELKKEGIFVKSYKDVTQAQKHKLDKFFNEEIYPVIIPIAVDSTHPFPHLNNLSFGIIVKLNDMEDEAIERYGIVRVPRVLDRFIEIESGLFVLIESVVAQHIEDLFPGYTLDKFASFRVTRNADIEIEEEEADDFMEILEEGLKLRRKGAMVRLEAGAKADEEIIDFFNRHTNVYKDDIYRFHTFLNLSSLWQIVGSKDFAHLLAPSFKPKMLPPFQNGENIFNILDKQDALMYHPYASFEPVVKLIQDAAKDKDVVSIKMTLYRSGQNSPIVKALMEASESGKQVTVMVELKARFDEENNLIWARALETAGAHVIYGIKGFKVHAKAALVTRRKDGKLKQYAHIGTGNYNPSTAKIYTDMSYMTSNVDVTNDLTKFFHFLTGFSKKGKLDELYMSPAQIKPKILSLIQNEARKGKNGQIIAKVNSLVDDDVIRALYKASQAGVKIDLIVRGICCLKPGLEGVSENIRVISILGKYLEHPRVFYFKNDQTGIYISSADWMPRNLMRRIELLTAIKDEDSKTKILQILKLQIADNTLAHELQSDGTYKKVKRQEGDSVINNHRMLEEHVNKVMKTMQKDSVSSAELLANRLFLES; from the coding sequence ATGTTAAATCTAAAAAACCCGCAACTTTATAACAACCGTGAACTTTCATGGTTACAATTTAATACAAGAGTATTAAAGCAAGCTCAAGATGAATCGCTTCCACTGTTAGAGAGGTTAAAATTCTTAGCCATCTACGGAACAAATCTTGATGAGTTTTATATGATTCGTATAGCAGGATTAAAAAAACTATTTCAAGCGGGGATCATTGTATCGGGTGCCGATAGACTTACACCCCTTGAGCAATTACGTGAGATCAGAAAATACCTCCACCAAGAACAGCAAGTTGTTGAGCATTGCATGAACAACATCTTAGAAGAGCTTAAAAAAGAGGGAATCTTTGTAAAAAGCTACAAAGATGTTACGCAAGCTCAAAAACATAAACTGGATAAATTTTTCAATGAAGAAATTTACCCTGTTATTATCCCTATTGCAGTAGATTCAACACACCCGTTTCCACACTTGAACAACCTTAGTTTTGGAATAATAGTAAAACTAAACGATATGGAAGATGAAGCCATAGAGCGTTACGGAATAGTACGTGTTCCGCGTGTTTTAGACAGATTTATTGAGATTGAAAGTGGTCTGTTTGTGCTTATTGAGAGTGTTGTAGCTCAGCATATTGAAGATCTATTTCCAGGATATACTTTAGACAAGTTTGCATCATTCCGTGTAACAAGAAATGCAGATATCGAGATCGAAGAGGAAGAAGCGGATGATTTTATGGAGATTCTTGAAGAGGGTCTAAAACTTCGCCGTAAAGGTGCAATGGTAAGACTTGAAGCAGGTGCTAAAGCTGATGAGGAGATCATAGACTTTTTTAACCGCCATACAAATGTATACAAAGACGATATATATAGATTTCATACATTTTTAAATCTATCATCACTGTGGCAGATAGTAGGGAGCAAAGATTTTGCACACCTTCTTGCACCGTCATTTAAACCTAAAATGCTTCCACCTTTTCAAAACGGTGAGAATATATTCAATATTTTAGATAAGCAAGATGCACTTATGTATCATCCATATGCTAGTTTTGAGCCTGTTGTAAAACTGATTCAAGATGCTGCAAAAGATAAAGATGTTGTATCTATTAAAATGACTCTATACCGTTCAGGTCAGAATTCTCCAATCGTTAAAGCCCTAATGGAAGCAAGTGAGAGTGGAAAACAGGTAACTGTAATGGTTGAGCTAAAAGCTAGATTTGATGAAGAGAATAACCTTATCTGGGCAAGAGCCTTAGAGACTGCTGGTGCACATGTTATTTACGGGATCAAAGGTTTTAAAGTTCATGCAAAAGCTGCACTTGTAACACGTAGAAAAGATGGAAAACTAAAACAATATGCACACATAGGGACTGGAAACTATAATCCTTCAACTGCAAAAATATATACAGACATGAGTTATATGACAAGTAACGTTGATGTTACAAACGATCTAACTAAGTTTTTCCACTTTTTAACTGGCTTTAGTAAAAAAGGTAAACTTGACGAGCTGTATATGTCACCTGCTCAAATTAAACCTAAAATACTTTCACTAATTCAAAATGAAGCTAGAAAAGGTAAAAACGGTCAGATCATTGCAAAAGTGAATTCACTTGTTGACGATGACGTTATCCGTGCACTTTACAAAGCTAGTCAAGCTGGTGTAAAAATAGATCTGATTGTACGCGGTATTTGTTGTTTAAAACCAGGTTTAGAAGGTGTAAGTGAAAATATTCGCGTAATATCTATACTTGGAAAATACCTAGAACACCCACGTGTGTTTTACTTTAAAAACGATCAGACAGGTATTTATATATCATCAGCTGACTGGATGCCAAGAAATCTTATGAGAAGAATTGAGTTGTTAACTGCTATTAAAGATGAAGATTCAAAAACTAAAATTTTACAGATTTTAAAACTTCAAATAGCTGACAATACTTTAGCACACGAACTTCAAAGTGACGGTACATACAAAAAAGTAAAACGTCAAGAAGGTGATAGTGTTATTAACAACCATAGAATGCTAGAAGAGCATGTAAACAAAGTTATGAAAACTATGCAAAAAGATTCTGTAAGTAGTGCTGAACTACTGGCAAATAGATTATTTTTAGAGAGTTAA
- a CDS encoding gamma carbonic anhydrase family protein, translated as MIHKFKNYTPKLGKNTWIAPSADVIGDVECGEDCSIWFGTVVRGDVHYIKIGNRVSVQDLSMIHVTHHKGEARANNGDGNPTIIGNDVTIGHRVMLHGCTIEDACLIGMSATILDGAVIGKESIVGANSLVTKNKKFPPRSLIMGAPAKVIRELTDEEVKELYASASRYVEFKNEYQ; from the coding sequence ATGATACATAAATTTAAAAACTATACACCAAAATTAGGAAAAAATACATGGATAGCACCATCGGCTGACGTTATCGGCGATGTTGAGTGTGGGGAAGATTGTTCTATATGGTTTGGAACTGTAGTTCGCGGAGATGTTCACTACATTAAAATAGGTAATCGTGTAAGTGTACAAGATCTTTCTATGATCCACGTAACACACCACAAAGGTGAAGCACGTGCAAATAATGGTGATGGCAATCCTACGATCATAGGCAATGACGTAACAATCGGACACCGCGTTATGCTTCACGGCTGTACAATAGAAGATGCTTGTCTAATCGGTATGAGTGCTACTATACTTGATGGTGCAGTGATCGGTAAAGAGAGTATTGTCGGAGCAAATTCACTTGTTACTAAAAACAAAAAATTCCCACCTCGTTCACTGATCATGGGAGCACCTGCAAAAGTTATCAGAGAGCTGACTGATGAAGAAGTTAAAGAGTTATATGCTTCAGCTTCTAGATATGTAGAGTTTAAAAACGAGTATCAATAA